TCTTTGCTGGTGTTGGAAGCGTTTTAGAGATATAATGGACAAAGAAGCGCTGTTTTGGGATTATAAAGAGCACTCTCATACAAAAGAGCTTGAAAGGATAGGCTTGTTTTTCCCGCAAATCGGCAGAGATAAAGAGACAATAATAGAGCTCTATGAGAATCTTGACAGATTAAATATCCCAGAATCAAACAAAAAACTCATAGAGCTCTATTATGACTTAATAAAAAAAGGGTGAGATAGGTTGAACATATTAAGGAGTAGCTATGGAGATAGCAATAAATAATGCTATAATTCCAGATTTTAACAGTCTGAGCTTTAAAAAGCTCAATATAGGTATAGAAGATGGCATAATTGAAGAGATTAGTCAAACACCAATAAAAGCCAAAAAAGTGATTGATGCATCGGGTTTTTATCTTTCGGTAGGTTTTATCGACTGCCACTGTCATATAGAGAGCACGCATCTCACACCTTCACAGTTTGCAAAGGCAGTCAAGAAACATGGCACACTTCATGTTGTTGCAGATGACCACGAGATAGCCAATGTCTTTGGCAGAAAAGGGCTTGAGTTTTTTATAAACGATGCAAGAAACTCCCAAATAAACATACGCTTTGCCGTTCCATCCTGCGTGCCTGCCACAGAGTTTGCAACAAACGGCGGCAAACTTGACCTTGAAGATATTGAGTATTTCTTAAATTTCGACGAAGTTGTATCACTCGGCGAGTTGATGAATGTGCCAGCCGTTGTAAATAGAGACGAAAAATTTATGAAAATGATAGAGATAGCAAAAGCAAAAGGCAAAAGGATAAACGGCCATGCACCGCATCTGAATTATGAAACGCTTAAAGCTTACAAGAGCGCTGGTGCAGAAGATGATCATGAAAGCTATGATTACGATGAACTAAAAGAGAAGATTGAATTGGGTTTCTTTGTGTTCTTAAGAGAAGGCAGTGCAGAGCATTCAACAGATAGAGCCTACAAGATAATAGAAGAGTATCCCGATAGAGTTGCATTCTGCACTGACGATAAGTCCATTAACGACATACTCTCAAAAGGACATATAGATTACAATCTAAAAAAAGCTATAAAAAACGGCATAGACCCAATTCTGGCTTTAAAAACAGCATCATTCAACGGTTTAAAGTATTATGGATTAGATGAGTTTGATTCTATTGAAGTAGGCAAAAGGGCTTTTCTTGTTCTTTTAAATCAAGAGTTTGAAGTAATAGAAACATTTACACCAAGTACTAAAGAAACTGCTCAAGAAGAAAGTGAAGAGTTTAGAAAATCTATCATCGTGAGCATGCCTGTAATCTTGCCAGAGATAGAAAATAAAAAGATAGCAATAAGCATAAAAGATGGCTCTCTGATAACAGAAAAAATAAATATCGAAAATGTTAAAGGTGAGTTTGATTTAGAAAACGATTTACTGAAGCTTGTCGTTATTGAAAGATACGGACACAACAACAAAGCTGCGTGTTTTGTTAAGGGTTTTAACATAAAAAATGGTGCACTTGCAACATCACTTGCACACGATTGCCACAACATAGTAGCCGTTGGTTCAAGCAACGAAAACATAAAGAAAGCCGTTGAGATAATCATACAGATGCAAGGTGGCCAAGTCGTTATAAAAGATGGCAAGTTAGAAGCAAAACTGAGCTTGCCTATAGGTGGCATAGTCTCAGATAAAGAGCCCGAAGAGATAGCAAAAGATGTTGACAATTTAAGAAAAAAGGCAAAATCTATAGGCTGCAGCCTAACAGATCCATTTGGAATGCTATCGTTTATGGCATTAGAAGTGATACCACACATAAAACTAACAGACAAAGGCCTGTTTGATGTTGACAATTTCTCGTATATAAGGCGAAGCAATGAATAAACCAGAAGCAAAAGATATAGTTATGCTGTTTGATAGGCAGACAAACAAAAAGCACATATTCAGGATTGAAGATTTAACCAAAGCATACAGCACATCAAAAGGACAGATAGAAAAAGAAGATTTACTAAATACTGAATATGGAGATGTAATAAAGACGCATTTGGGATATGAGTATATACTCCTGCCTGCAACACTTTATGACTTCATAATGAAAAAGCTCAATAGACTTACCCAAATCGTATATCCGAAGGATGCATCATACATTGCCCTGCGTTTGGATGTAAAACCGGGTGATACTGTGATTGAATCAGGCATCGGAAGTGGTGCGATGAGTGCTGTTTTTTTAAGCATCCTTGGTAAAACAGGAAAATTGATAAGCTATGAAGTAAGGGAAGAGTTTATTAAAAACGCATTAAAAAACTTGCGTAAGTTCAACCTTGATGCAAATATTGAAGTAAAAAACAGAGACATTGCAGAAGGGTTTGACGAAAAGGAAGTTGATGCTATATTTATTGATGTAAAGGAACCGTGGCTATACTTAGAAAAAGCCATCCAATCGTTAAAAAATGGTAGAATGTTGGGTGTGCTTGTGCCAACGGTAAATCAGGTGTCTATGGTTTTAGAAGAGATGGAGAAACTGCCGCTTATAGATATCGATGTAAGCGAAATCTTGCATAGATTCTGGAAAACAAACCATCAAAGATTAAGGCCACTTGATATAATGTCTGCACACACAGCTTTTCTCATATTTGCAAGAAAGATAAGTGAAAAGATTTCATAAGTTATTTGTTCGATTTATTGTAAACAACAAAAATTTTTATTTGACAGATAAAGCTTCAAATAATAAAGTAAAGCGGTAAACTAAAAGGGAAAGTCGGACTTTTTATGAAAAACAAGATAAAACTTAAACGCTTATCGTCCCTTTTTATATTTTTAAGTGCTATAGTAATTGCTTTAGTAATATCCGTCGTTTGGGGTTTCTTTTTTACAAGAACTGTAAGTAATGATATATCAATCTTTAATAAACATGTTCACATAAAAAGGGAAATTCAACTCGAAAGAAGCCAAATAAGAAACATCGTAGATATGATAAATTCTGAACGAGAAAGAGCATACAAACAGCTCAAGGAAACTTTAAAAGAGCGTGATTACAGGGCTTGGTATATAGCCTACAATATTTATAAGAAATATCACGGCATACTATCAGATGACCAAATAAAAGAGAGAATATTGGATGCTTTAAGATATCAAGTATTTGATAGAGGAAAAGGATACTATTTCATAACTTCCCTTAATGGCGTTGAAATTCTAAGTCCAGAAAAAAAACTGATAGGCAAAAATCTCTTAAAAAACAAAAAATACGCAAAATTTATCCAGCAAGAAATAGAAATTGTTAGAAAGTTTAAAGAAGGCTTTGTATACGGTAAATTTTTATTAAAAGGCAGAGTAAACAAAAGGATAGCTTACGTAAAAGAATTTAAACCATTTAATTGGTATATAGGTTGTGGAAGATTTATAACGACTTTTGAAAAAGATACAAAGAAATTCATTTTAAAGGAAATATCATACGCATTTTCATCATTCTCAAATCCATCTGTCTTTATAATAAAAATAAATCAAACACAGCAATGCCCAGTAAAAATGATTTTTTATTCTCCTAAAATTTCATTACCAAAAAACCAAAGATGTCTTACAACTATAAAGACAAAAATTACCTACCCAGACGGAACACCCTGCATAGCAGATTGCCTGAGCAAACTAACCAAAACGGGAACACTAACAACTGAATTAATTTGGCCATTTCATGAAAATAAACTAAAAAAAAGAAGAATTGTTTATCTTTACTATTACAAACCATTTAATTGGGTGATAGGTTCTTGCGCTCCTAAAAATTTTGAAGCTGTGTTTCCTAATTTTAAAAACATTTTAAAAGAAAATATAAACAAATACACAAAAAATCTCTTTATTCTCTCTCTAATTTTATCTATCTTACTTGCTGCTGTTATATGGTCATTGGTATTTATCCAGATAATACATAAACCTGTAAGTCAAGATATATCAAAGATTGTAAAATTTTTCAAAGAATACAAAGAAGGTTCAAGAATAGAACTTAAAAACATGGAAATAGAAGAAATAGAAAATATAGCAAGAAATGTAAACGAACTATTTGAGCAACTTGAAAACAAAAACAGAGAAATAGAAAAACTCCTAAACAGATTTGAATCATTGGCAGAAAATATGCCAAGCTGTTTAAGTATATTCGAACGCAACGAAAATGGAGAATTTGTTCTTACCTTTGCAAACCATGTTTTGCTCAGTTGCCCAGCAATGAAAAAACAACAAATAGAAGGAAAAAGAATAGACGAGATATTTAAAAACATACAAAACATTAAAGAAACAATAGAAATTGCTTTCAACTACAATCGCACAGTTGAACTAACAACAAAATGCCCTTATATGAACAAAACAGTGAGATTAACCATGTATAAGTTAGACGACAGAAGCGTTGTTTGCATATTTAGAGATATAACTGACACAGTAGATACATTTAAACAAAGGGAAAAAATAAGGAAAACATTTGAAACATTTTTAGATAAAATAAAAACGGGCATAATTGTTTTAGACAAAAAAGCACACATTCGATACGTCAATATATTTGCAAAAAAACTATTGGGTGTTGAAGATAAATCCAGTCTCAAATTAGAAGAGTTAAATCTCTCGGACGGTATAAAATACAAATTTTTAAAGATTATTCACGGAAAAGAAACTTGCGAAAGTTGTGAAATAAATATAACCACTGTAGACGGAAAAAGTAGATGGTTTGAAGTCTATACTGCTCCACTAAGTATGGACAAAGAACCATTAGTAATAATTTCTTTCAATGACATAACGCAAAAACACATAAAAAACAAACAACTCGAGTATCTAAGTTTCCACGATAGTTTAACAGGTCTATACAACAGAAGATATTTCGAAGAAGAACTAAAACGATTGTTTAACAAAAGAAATTATCCACTTACACTCATGCTGTTCGACCTAAACGGTTTAAAAATAGCAAATGATATACTCGGACATGAAATAGGCGATAAACTCATTCTAAAAATAGCCGAAATACTTTCAACCACATCTCGTGGAAACGATGTTGTAGCAAGAATTGGAGGAGATGAGTTTGCTATCTTAATGCCAAACACTGACGAAGAAGGGGCAACAGTTCTGGCAGCAAGAATATTCGAGAAAATTAGAGAGAATAACAAAAAAGAGAAATTAAGAATTAGCGCATCATGGGGATTCGCAGTTCAACACGGAGAATTCGACGACCCAGATGATTTATTCAAAGAAGCCGATAAAAGCATGTACATAAACAAATATTCAACAAATAGAAAGAATGAGCTAAAAGAAATAATAAAATGGGCATTATCGCTAAAAAGAGAGAAAATAAAAGTACTTAAAGAAACGGAAATTGACGAAGAATATTTTCTAAACAGATAACTTGAAAATTCTCCAAACAAATGATAAAAGATGTCTAAAAAACAAGGGGGGATTCATGCACATTCCTGATGGATACCTAAGCCCGCAGACATGTGCAGTTATGTACGCAGTTTCTATACCCACACTCATAATTGCAGCAAAAAAGGTTTCAAGAAGATTAGACTCAAAAACAATTCCACTCCTTGGAATTTTAAGCGCATTTTCATTCATTATAATGATGTTCAATGTTCCCGTTCCCGGTGGAACGACTGCCCACGCTATAGGTGGAACCCTGATAGCAATAACGCTTGGACCTTGGGAAGCTGTTCTCGGAGTTTCAGGTGCATTACTGATACAAGCTATATTTTTCGGAGACGGTGGAATATTAGCCTATGGTGCAAACGTGTTTAATATGGCTATAGCTCTACCTTTTAGTGGATATATAACTTATAAACTCCTATCAAAAAAGATGAAAAACAAATGGCTCGCAGCAGCAATAGCAAGTTATGTAGGAATAAATGTTGCTGCACTCCTTGATTCAATCGAGCTTGGAATCCAACCTTTACTTTACCATACAGCAAATGGAACTCCATTATACTGTCCATATTCTTTATCCCAATCCGTACCAGCAATGATGATAGCCCATCTTACTATAGCTGGTTTTGCAGAAGCCATATTCACAGGCGCAGTATTCGCATTTTTGCAAAAAAATCTCTCTTATATATGGGAGGAAAAAAATGACAACAATGTCGCTTTATAAAAAGCTTTTAATACTACTTGGAGTGTTAGCCATACTAAGCCCTTTGGGTCTTATAGCATCTGGTGACGCCTGGGGAGAGTGGTCAAAAGAAGAACTTGCCAAGATGTTAGGTTATATACCTTATGGATTAAAAAGATTTGCAGATTTCTGGTCTGCTCCTTTCTCAGATTACACAATAAAAGGCACAAACGATACAATAGGATACATAGCATCCGCCATTATAGGTTCTCTATTGGTTATGCTTCTTATGTATGTAGTGGGCAAAATATTAGCAAAAAATAAATGAAAGCAACCCAAAGAACGCTATTCGAACTCTCAGAAGCTACAGAAAAAATAATATTTGAAACCGAGTTTTTACTAAAAGACGGATTTCTCCAAAGAGTTGAACCCAAAATCAAACTGATAGGAACAGTAGTAATTCTAATATCAATATCTTTAGTGAAATCGTTATTGCTTCTTGCAGCTTTTCTGTTTTTATCTATAAGCGTCTCATACGCATCCAAAATACCATTACCCTTATTTTTAAAAAGGTTTTTATTTATACCTTTGTTTAGCGCAATAATAGCTATTCCTTCCATATTTAGCTTTGTAACACCCGGAGATGTGCTTATCCACATATTGGGATTAAATATAACAAAACAGGGCTTAGAGACAGCATTAATGCTCACACTAAGAGTATCAGCATCTGTAGGAATAACAATTCTTTTAACTCTAACAACAAAGTGGACAAAGCTCATTGCAGCTCTAAGAAGCCTTGCCGTTTCATGGAATGCTATTCTAACTCTACTCATAGGATACAGATACATCTTCAATCTTGTAAAAATGGTCGAAAGTAATTACTTTGCAAAACTAAGCAGAGAAATAAAACCATCCCTGAAAGACGAATACAGATTTTTAGGAAACAAAACAGGAGCATTCATGCAAAAATCTATTCAACTGAGCGATAACATATATATGGCATTTCTATCCAGAGGATACACAAACAAAACCAGTGAATTATTCAAAGAAAAAACATCCATAAAAAAAGAGGACATAATCTGGATATTGATTTCTGTTTTCTCCTTTGCTTTGGTCATTTTATGGAATATGTATTTACCTTAAAAAAAGTAAGCTATTTATACAACAATCGCTTTTTGGCTTTAGAAGATATAAATCTAAACATAGAAGAATCAAAATGCACTATACTACTTGGAGCTAACGGTTCAGGCAAGTCAACACTTTTAAAGATAATTGACGCCCTAATACTTCCTTCGAAAGGAGAAGCGTACGCCTTCAATAAGAAACTAACCGATAAACTAATAAAGAGTGAAAGATTTAACGAATTTTTCAGAAAAAAGGTGGGCTTTGTATTTCAAGACCCAGATACACAACTTTTTCTTCCAACCGTAAAAGATGAACTCGCCTTTGCACCACTTCAGCTCGGCTACTCTAATGACAAGATAGAAAAAACAATAAATAGAGCGGCAGAAGATATAGGTATAAAACATCTGCTCGATAATTTCCCATTTAACCTAAGCGAAGGAGAAAAGAAAAAGGTAGCAATAGCTTCAATATACACACTTAACCCTGATGTATGGATTTTAGACGAACCAATCTTCTCGCTCGACCCAAAAACCCAATGGTGGGTGATTGATTTCATAAAACAGTTAAAAGAGAAAAGTAAAACCATTATAATAGCCACACACAACATAAAACTTGCAAAACTTTTAGCAGATAAATGCATAATCCTAAGTCCAGAGCATAGAATAGCCGAAATATCCGACGCATCAATATTGGACAATAAAGATATTCTCATAAAAAACAATTTAATACACCCTATGGGCATTTTATGAGAGCCTTTAAAATTCTCATCATTGGCACGGTTCAATCCGTTGGCTTTAGACCATCTATGTATCGAGCCTTTAGGGAGTTTTATGGATGGGTAAAAAACTCATCAAAAGGCGTTGAAATCTATCTTGAAGCTAATTTAACAAAAAGAGAAATTGAAAAGCTCATAATAGACAACTCTCCTGTTAACGCTTCTATAGACTCAATAGAGATAAAGCAGGCAGAGATAAAAAAGAAAGCGTTCGATAGGTTTTTTATAAGGGAGTCAACTGGGAGTGAAGGTGCGGCATTTGTTCCGCCAGATTTGGGGATATGTAATGAGTGTGCTATGGAACTGCTTGATAAAAACAACAGAAGATTTTTACACCCATTCATAAATTGCACAAACTGTGGCCCACGATTTTCAATCATAACTGCGACACCATACGACAGAGAAAAAACAACAATGAGACATTTTAAGATGTGTGATGAGTGTAAGAAAGAGTTTTCAAACCCTTTAGATAGAAGATTCCATGCTCAACCTATAGCTTGCAACAGCTGCGGGCCTGAGTATTTTCTAATTAGAGATAAAAAAATTATATCAAAAAACATACAAGCCATAAAGAGAACCTGCACAGAGCTCAAAAACGGTGCTGTTATTCTACTTAAAGGCATAGGCGGTTATCATCTGATATGCGATGCTTTAAATAAAGATGCAATAAAGAAACTAAAAAGTATAAAATTCAGGGAAAACAAGCCCTTTGCCGTTATAGTCAAAAACATTGAAACGGTTGAGAAACATTGCTTTGTGTCAGAAAAAGAGAAAAAGCTTCTAAAAAGCCAAGTAAAACCAATTGCTTTACTAAAAAAGAAAGAGTCAAATTTTCTAAAAGACGCAACACTGAACAGCCCTTATCTTGGCGTTATGCTACCCTATGCACCCATTCACATTCTTCTGTTTTACTTCTCAAACATTGAGTTTTTAGTAGCAACAAGCGCAAACTTAACAGACAAACCACTAATATACGAAGATAAGGATGCTCTAAATTTCAAAAGAGCTGATTACATTCTAACCAACAACAGAAGAATTGTAAGACCTATTGAAGACTCAATAGTCATGGTAAATTCCAACAAAACGCTCATATTTAGACTTGCTCGTGGATATGCACCAGTGTATTTAAACCTAAAAACAAAACCCAACATACTGGCAGTTGGTGCCGATTTAAAAAACAATATAGCAATAAGCCTTCAAGATAAGATTATCCTTTCTCAATACATTGGCAACTTAGAAGAGTTCGAAAATTACGAAAGATTCAAAAAAAATGTTAAAGATTTCGTAAATTTTTTTAACTTTAAACCAGATATTGTCGCAAGCGACAAACACCCTGATTACCTATCGAGTAACTATGCAGATGAGAATTTTAAAAATGTGATAAAAATACAACATCACAAAGCCCACTTTGCAAGTGTTCTATTCGAAAACAAAACGGAAGAACCGGCAATTGGAGTTATTTTAGACGGCACTGGCTTTGGTGATGACGGCTATATCTGGGGCGGTGAGTTTTTCATCAAAGACAAAAAAATAGAAAGGGTTGGACATATCTCATACATGCCATTTGCATTTGGCGACAAAGCAATAAAAGAGCCTTACAGACTCGCTATGCTTCTGCTTTTTAATCTCTTCGGTGAAAAGGCCTTTGAACATAGATTATTTGATAAACATAAAGAGTTTGCAAAGTTCATAAAACTTGCAAAACCAACAAAAACAAGCTCTGCAGGAAGACTATTCGATATCGTAAGCGCTTTAATTGGTATTTCAGAAACAAGCAGCTATGAAGCCGAAGCAGCCATAAACCTAACTTATGCAGCAATGCAATCAGATACAGAAGAGAGATTTGATTATAACATAAAAAATTTCGAGATAGATTTTTTACAGACAATTAGACAAATCGCTTTTGAAAAAAGGCCAAAACCTGAACTTGCCAAAATGTTCCACAATACATTTTGTAATGCTGTTGTTCAAAATACATTGAATATTGCAAAACAAACAGGTATAAAAACTATAGCATTAAGTGGTGGTGTGTTTCAGAATGAATTGGTTTTTAGAACGGTGTATAACGAATTACAAAAAGCCAGTTTAAAGGTTATAACAAACACAAAAGTGCCTGTAAATGATGGCGGCATAGCATTAGGACAGATATACATGATAAATAGGTATGTTAATGAATAAAAAGATAGAAACACTAACAGAAAGAATAATAGAAAAATTAAAACCACTTAACCCACAAAAAATCATACTTTTTGGTTCTTATGCTTATGGAAAACCTGACAAAAACAGCGACATAGATTTATACATAATAACAAACGATGAGTTTATTCCTTCCAGTTTAAAGGAAAACAGTAAACTATACATGAAATACTCAAAAGCTTTAAGGGAATTACAAAAAGAGATTCAGATAGATTTAATCGTCCATACAAAAAAGATGCATGAGAAATTCCTAAAATTAGACAGTATGTTTTCAAGAAAAATAATGAGAGAAGGCAAGGTTATCTATGAAAAAAGAGATAACAAGAGAGTGGCTAAAGGCAGCGTGTGATGACTTGCTCACGATAAAGGAAATAATAAATAAAGAGTATCTAACAAACATTGTTGCTTTTCACTCTCAACAAGCAATAGAAAAATCCTTCAAGGCCATTTTAGAAGATAATGAAATAGAAATACCAAAGGTTCATAGCCTGATTTATTTATACGAAAAAGTAAAGGCATACATAAAGATAAATGATGAAGAAATTTTGGAGCAACTAAACAGTTTATATATAAGTTCAAGATACCCTGCCGACTTTGGCCTTTTACCTTACGGAAAACCCACAATTGAAGACGCAGAAAAATTTTTTCACTTTGCAATACAAATATTCAAACTAACATGCAAACAACTAAAAGTGGATGAAAACAAAATACACTTTCAGGGAGGTTGTATATGAAAGCCGTAATATGCGATGGATTCGGTGGAATTGATGTATTAAAGGTTGTTGATGTTGAAAAACCAAAGCCAAAACCCAATCAGGTTTTAATAAAGGTAATAGCAACATCTATAAACAGGCCAGACCTTGTCCAAAGGGAAGGCAAATACCCACCACCACCCGGAGAAAGCGAAATACTCGGTCTTGAAGTTGCAGGCATAATAGAAGAGTTGGGCGAAGATGTAAAGGGATGGAAGGTTGGCGATAGGGTTATGAGCCTTGTTGGTGGCGGTGGATATGCAGAATACGCCGTTGCATACGCAGACCATCTGATACCAATACCAGAAAGTATGAGTTTTGAAGAAGCTGCATGTGTTTGCGAGTCGTATATAACAGCCTACTTAAATGTGTTTTTATTGGGTGAGTTAAAGGATAATAACTATGCAATTTTCCATGGTGGTGGTGGTGGAGTAAATACAGCTGCCATTCAGATAACAAGGGCTTTAACGAAAAATGTAAAAATCATCGTAACAGCCGCACCAGAAAAGATAGAAAAAGTAAAAGAGTTGGGTGCAGACTTGGTCATAAACTTCAAAGAGACACCCGATTTTTCAGACATCGTAAAGGAATATACAAATAAAAAGGGTGTTGATGTAATCTTAGACCATGTCGGCGCAAAGTATTTGATGCCAAACATAAAATCCTTAGCATACGCAGGAAGGCTTGTAATCATAGGCGTTATAAGTGGCATAAAGGCAGAGATAAACTTAGGCCTTGTAATGGTAAAAAGACACAAAATTATTGGCTCAGTCTTAAGGTCAAGACCAGTTGAAGAAAAGGCAGAGATAATAAGGGCATTCAGAGAAAATGTAATGCCTAAATTCGCAGACAGAACAATAGTGCCGATAATAGAGAAAATTATCCCGATAGACAATGTAAAAGAAGCGCACAGATTAATGGAAGAAGACAAGCACTTCGGAAAAATTGTTTTGAAGATCCAAGAACCTTAGAAGGAGAAGATTATGTGCCTTGGCATAGCCATGAAGGTTGTCGAGATATACGATGGCGGAATGAACGGCGTTGTTGAAGCAGGTGGCGTAAAAAGGCACTGCTTTTTTCACATGGTTGATGATTTAAAAGTCGGAGATTATGTAATCGTCCATGCAGGATGTGCTATAGAGAAAATAGACGAAAAAGAAGCCATGGAGAACATGAAACTGCTTGAGCAGGTTTTGGAAGGAGATGGGAGTGAATCTGGATAAATTCAACGACCCAGAGATTGTGAAAAAAATAGCACTATCAATAGAACAGGAAGCTTCAAAGATTCCCAAAACTGTTAAAATCATGCACATCTGCGGGACACACGAAAACTCTATCGTAAGGTTTGGACTAAGGGACTTATTGCCACAAAACATAAATTTAATCGCAGGGCCAGGCTGCCCTGTCTGTGTTACAAGTTCAAGGGATATAGACGCAATTATAGACCTTGCCTTAAAAGAAAATGTGAAAATACTCACATTTGGCGACATGCTGAAAGTTCCGGGAAGCAGGCTCTCTTTTTCCAAAGCAAAGTCAATGGGTGCTGATATTCAAATGATATACAGCATATTCGATGCTATCGAGATAGCAAAAGACACAAACAAGCCATGCATATTTTTTGCATGTGGATTTGAGACAACGGCAGCACCAACAGCAGCGGCCTTATTAGAGATAAACCTGCCGAACAACTTTTTCATCTATAGCGTGCATAAATACACGCCAAATGGTGTCTATGCACTTCTAAAGTCAGGCAAAATCTCGATGGATGGACTCATTCTGCCAGGTCATGCATCAACAATATCAGGGCTAAAGGCTTATGAGCGCTTTGTTAATGAGTTTTCCATACCATCTGTTGCTGCAGGCTTTGAAGCCGTTGATGTTATGCTCGCCGTCTTGATGATAATAAAGCAAATAAACAAAAAGGAAGCAAAGATTGAAAACTCATACAAAAGGGTCATTAGATACGAAGGCAATAAAAAAGCACTTGAGTTCTTGGATAGGGTTTTTTATCTAACTGATGCATTATGGCGTGGTCTTGGCGAAATTCCAGAAAGCGGATACGAACTAAAAGACGAATATGAAAGAATGGACGCCAAAAAGCAATTCTCAATAAACTATTCTGACTCTTACATAGAGCATCAGAAGGGTTGCAGATGCAGTGATGTAATTTTGGGCAATATAATACCAACTGAATGTCCACTGTTTGCAAAAAGATGCACTCCCGCAGATCCAATTGGTCCTTGTATGGTGTCAGATGAAGGCACATGCAAAAACTGGTTTGATGGAGGATACGGTGAAATCTGAAAAAATAACGCTCGACCACGGTTCGGGTGGCAAACTTACACTCAAACTTATAGAAGAAGTCTTTAAAGCCGAACACTCGCTTGATGCTGCGATTTTGAGTGAGATAGCCTTTACAACAGACTCCCACTCCATCAAACCGCTCTTTTTCAAAGGTGGAGACATAGGAAAACTTGCGATTTCAGGAACTGTAAACGACCTTCTATGTGTTGGTGCAAAACCACTTTACATCTCAAGTGCTTTTATCATCGAATCTGGATTCGAGATAGAACAATTAAAGAGAATAGCAGACTCAATGAAAAAAGAAGCAGAAGATGCCAATGTAAAAATAGTCTGTGGCGATACAAAAGTCGTCGAAAACGGCAAATGCGATGGTGTCTATATAAACACATCAGGCATAGGCAAGATAATAAGGGCAATTGACGGCTCTGACATAAAAGATGGTGATAAGGTCATTGTATCTGGATACATAGGAGACCATGGGTTTGCTATTCTAAA
This genomic stretch from Hippea alviniae EP5-r harbors:
- the ade gene encoding adenine deaminase, with the protein product MEIAINNAIIPDFNSLSFKKLNIGIEDGIIEEISQTPIKAKKVIDASGFYLSVGFIDCHCHIESTHLTPSQFAKAVKKHGTLHVVADDHEIANVFGRKGLEFFINDARNSQINIRFAVPSCVPATEFATNGGKLDLEDIEYFLNFDEVVSLGELMNVPAVVNRDEKFMKMIEIAKAKGKRINGHAPHLNYETLKAYKSAGAEDDHESYDYDELKEKIELGFFVFLREGSAEHSTDRAYKIIEEYPDRVAFCTDDKSINDILSKGHIDYNLKKAIKNGIDPILALKTASFNGLKYYGLDEFDSIEVGKRAFLVLLNQEFEVIETFTPSTKETAQEESEEFRKSIIVSMPVILPEIENKKIAISIKDGSLITEKINIENVKGEFDLENDLLKLVVIERYGHNNKAACFVKGFNIKNGALATSLAHDCHNIVAVGSSNENIKKAVEIIIQMQGGQVVIKDGKLEAKLSLPIGGIVSDKEPEEIAKDVDNLRKKAKSIGCSLTDPFGMLSFMALEVIPHIKLTDKGLFDVDNFSYIRRSNE
- a CDS encoding cache domain-containing protein, yielding MKNKIKLKRLSSLFIFLSAIVIALVISVVWGFFFTRTVSNDISIFNKHVHIKREIQLERSQIRNIVDMINSERERAYKQLKETLKERDYRAWYIAYNIYKKYHGILSDDQIKERILDALRYQVFDRGKGYYFITSLNGVEILSPEKKLIGKNLLKNKKYAKFIQQEIEIVRKFKEGFVYGKFLLKGRVNKRIAYVKEFKPFNWYIGCGRFITTFEKDTKKFILKEISYAFSSFSNPSVFIIKINQTQQCPVKMIFYSPKISLPKNQRCLTTIKTKITYPDGTPCIADCLSKLTKTGTLTTELIWPFHENKLKKRRIVYLYYYKPFNWVIGSCAPKNFEAVFPNFKNILKENINKYTKNLFILSLILSILLAAVIWSLVFIQIIHKPVSQDISKIVKFFKEYKEGSRIELKNMEIEEIENIARNVNELFEQLENKNREIEKLLNRFESLAENMPSCLSIFERNENGEFVLTFANHVLLSCPAMKKQQIEGKRIDEIFKNIQNIKETIEIAFNYNRTVELTTKCPYMNKTVRLTMYKLDDRSVVCIFRDITDTVDTFKQREKIRKTFETFLDKIKTGIIVLDKKAHIRYVNIFAKKLLGVEDKSSLKLEELNLSDGIKYKFLKIIHGKETCESCEINITTVDGKSRWFEVYTAPLSMDKEPLVIISFNDITQKHIKNKQLEYLSFHDSLTGLYNRRYFEEELKRLFNKRNYPLTLMLFDLNGLKIANDILGHEIGDKLILKIAEILSTTSRGNDVVARIGGDEFAILMPNTDEEGATVLAARIFEKIRENNKKEKLRISASWGFAVQHGEFDDPDDLFKEADKSMYINKYSTNRKNELKEIIKWALSLKREKIKVLKETEIDEEYFLNR
- the cbiM gene encoding cobalt transporter CbiM is translated as MHIPDGYLSPQTCAVMYAVSIPTLIIAAKKVSRRLDSKTIPLLGILSAFSFIIMMFNVPVPGGTTAHAIGGTLIAITLGPWEAVLGVSGALLIQAIFFGDGGILAYGANVFNMAIALPFSGYITYKLLSKKMKNKWLAAAIASYVGINVAALLDSIELGIQPLLYHTANGTPLYCPYSLSQSVPAMMIAHLTIAGFAEAIFTGAVFAFLQKNLSYIWEEKNDNNVAL
- a CDS encoding PDGLE domain-containing protein, whose amino-acid sequence is MTTMSLYKKLLILLGVLAILSPLGLIASGDAWGEWSKEELAKMLGYIPYGLKRFADFWSAPFSDYTIKGTNDTIGYIASAIIGSLLVMLLMYVVGKILAKNK
- a CDS encoding tRNA (adenine-N1)-methyltransferase gives rise to the protein MNKPEAKDIVMLFDRQTNKKHIFRIEDLTKAYSTSKGQIEKEDLLNTEYGDVIKTHLGYEYILLPATLYDFIMKKLNRLTQIVYPKDASYIALRLDVKPGDTVIESGIGSGAMSAVFLSILGKTGKLISYEVREEFIKNALKNLRKFNLDANIEVKNRDIAEGFDEKEVDAIFIDVKEPWLYLEKAIQSLKNGRMLGVLVPTVNQVSMVLEEMEKLPLIDIDVSEILHRFWKTNHQRLRPLDIMSAHTAFLIFARKISEKIS